The following proteins are encoded in a genomic region of Magallana gigas chromosome 1, xbMagGiga1.1, whole genome shotgun sequence:
- the LOC105339864 gene encoding WAG22 antigen — MSASSSSSQQQQHQVNEYRKLFGMLASLTQNGHNHMSHSGNVMTAETILAKMLGKSVNMKASGSYSNQAKLNSQIQLIQNMILELMNYRKQLNTPKAKKNPLTVFMKSYDLQKKGMLETFLNLVRNHQVQQAVVDNSVYRRVSSTNKNSHNTIVFAKNANVHSPVGTQHNAPIYPAPAPTTTTTTTTTPEPTTTTTTPPPTTTTTPPPPPPKYVPPPQYQPPPQHYQPQPYYAPQYVNQHQNINNNVNINNNGGAHAMNAHVNIGNNQNQYAGGQGYYQGPPPQGPPPQGPPPQGPPPQGPPPQGPPPAHGPPAQGPPPKAPWHPAPGQPNQYQGLNNNVNANNNGRGPANFHVGIHNNQNQYAAGNGYHGGHGAAQQSGGHGGAQQGGHGGAQGGHGGAQGGHGGAQQGGHGGAQGGHGGAQGGHGGAQGGHGGAQGGHGGAQGGHGGAQGGHGGAQQGGHGGAQGGHYGSFWQGAQQGGQGGAQGGQGGAQGGHGGAQGGQGGAQGGQGGAQGGQGGHGGAQGGQGGHGGAQGGQGGAQGGQGGAQGGHGGHFGAHWQGVFGQQGGAGGQGGAQGGQRGAQGGAQGGAQRGHGAAGAYTNMHVDIHNNQNQYSAGHANQYQGLNNNVNLNNNAGPSSRYPAGQPKMPKAPKGGASGGAAGGYQGGYGNNQGMNNNLNINLKVPRPPAPKKSGPKGGAPKDPKKTHIYINFHAPIENGFYPAVNAGHGGPQPKAPGGATPKKGPRPKGPKAKSPKKGPKKGPKKSPKKGGAPKKGPRPKSPQPKAKGPKGPKGPKKGARPPSGGPQPKGGPQGAYKQKTSFHQLQHGKIPINLVINNNFPQNMMNINGHGNNAGASALHAPNNNAGGHQGASYNGQSAHGQQTQGGQAGGQGQGQQGGHGQQGGAHGQQQGGGHGQQQGGQQGGAHGQQQGASHGQQSAGQYNAHYSSKKIVHETVLPKNRVKIVGNKNKVRTFAGLENHLQNLPQGSTVKGPQGSQGGQGQGPSASVNVHMQQLLQLLSNTHASQGGHGASQGGSHGGQGGSQGGQGGSQGGQGGSQGGSQGGSHGSAYDIYAQQQMAFQASQGGSQGGSQGGSQGGGQGGSQGGSQGSAYDMYAQQQQQMQAGQQGGQYGQQQQQQQQQGGQQQQQQQQQQGGQQGGQQSMMMSQIMELAQQVLAGGQGSLPPATQQMLDALIAQGNAGQPIAPDQINMMIEALTSQLQSTNFLGIGGQAAGSQASSYAASSGHPASAHQSSYSAGHHQQSGSYAASQGQGMQFIDPVTNSAVPAVDFLGGMPQMALFEAGSVVVHKKKP; from the coding sequence ATGTCTGCTTCGTCGTCTAGCTCACAACAGCAACAACATCAGGTCAACGAATACCGCAAGCTTTTCGGTATGCTTGCCTCTTTGACCCAGAACGGACACAACCATATGTCGCACTCAGGCAATGTTATGACAGCCGAAACCATTCTGGCCAAGATGTTGGGAAAATCTGTCAACATGAAAGCAAGTGGGTCTTACTCTAACCAAGCCAAGCTGAATTCCCAGATTCAACTTATCCAGAACATGATCCTCGAACTGATGAACTACAGAAAGCAACTCAATACCCCCAAGGCAAAGAAAAATCCACTAACAGTCTTCATGAAAAGCTACGATCTTCAGAAGAAAGGAATGTTGGAAACCTTCTTGAACTTAGTCAGAAATCACCAAGTACAACAAGCCGTAGTGGACAACTCTGTGTACAGACGAGTCAGCTCTACCAACAAGAACTCCCACAACACCATTGTTTTCGCTAAGAACGCCAACGTGCACTCTCCAGTGGGAACCCAGCACAATGCCCCGATATATCCAGCTCCAGCACCGACgacaacaacaacgacaactACCACACCTGAACCAACAACAACCACGACTACACCTCCACCAACCACGACAACTACTCCGCCACCTCCACCACCCAAGTACGTCCCTCCACCTCAGTATCAGCCTCCACCTCAGCATTACCAGCCTCAGCCGTACTATGCTCCCCAGTATGTGAACCAACACCAAAACATCAACAACAACGTGAATATTAACAATAACGGAGGCGCTCACGCAATGAATGCTCATGTCAACATTGGGAACAACCAGAATCAATACGCCGGTGGACAAGGATATTATCAGGGACCTCCACCTCAGGGACCTCCACCTCAAGGACCTCCTCCTCAGGGACCTCCACCTCAAGGACCCCCACCTCAAGGACCTCCTCCTGCTCATGGACCTCCTGCTCAGGGACCACCACCCAAGGCACCCTGGCATCCTGCTCCAGGACAGCCTAACCAGTACCAAGGACTTAATAACAATGTAAACGCTAATAACAACGGAAGAGGCCCAGCCAACTTCCATGTAGGTATTCACAACAACCAAAATCAATATGCTGCTGGAAATGGCTACCATGGCGGACACGGTGCTGCTCAACAAAGCGGTGGTCATGGTGGTGCTCAGCAAGGCGGTCATGGTGGTGCTCAAGGAGGTCATGGCGGTGCTCAAGGAGGACATGGTGGCGCTCAGCAAGGCGGTCATGGTGGTGCTCAAGGGGGACATGGTGGTGCTCAAGGAGGACATGGTGGTGCTCAAGGAGGACATGGTGGTGCTCAAGGAGGACATGGTGGCGCTCAAGGAGGACATGGTGGCGCTCAAGGAGGACATGGTGGAGCTCAGCAAGGCGGTCATGGTGGTGCTCAAGGTGGCCACTATGGATCATTCTGGCAAGGAGCTCAACAAGGCGGTCAAGGTGGTGCTCAAGGAGGACAGGGTGGTGCCCAGGGAGGACATGGTGGTGCCCAGGGAGGACAAGGTGGTGCCCAAGGAGGACAAGGTGGTGCCCAAGGAGGACAAGGTGGTCATGGTGGTGCTCAGGGAGGACAAGGTGGTCATGGTGGTGCCCAAGGAGGACAGGGCGGTGCTCAAGGAGGGCAAGGCGGTGCTCAGGGTGGACATGGAGGTCATTTTGGTGCCCACTGGCAAGGAGTGTTTGGACAACAAGGAGGAGCCGGTGGACAAGGTGGTGCCCAAGGAGGTCAACGCGGTGCTCAAGGAGGAGCTCAAGGTGGAGCTCAAAGAGGCCATGGTGCAGCTGGTGCTTATACTAATATGCATGTTGACATTCACAACAACCAGAATCAATACAGCGCTGGGCACGCAAATCAATACCAAGGTCTTAACAACAATGTCAATCTTAACAACAATGCTGGCCCTAGCTCTAGATACCCAGCCGGTCAACCTAAGATGCCAAAAGCTCCAAAAGGCGGCGCTAGCGGTGGTGCTGCCGGTGGTTATCAGGGTGGATACGGAAATAACCAAGGAATGAATAACAACTTGAACATCAATTTGAAGGTACCAAGACCACCAGCACCAAAGAAATCTGGACCAAAAGGTGGAGCTCCTAAAGATCCCAAGAAGACACACATTTACATAAATTTCCATGCTCCAATTGAGAATGGTTTCTACCCAGCCGTAAATGCCGGACATGGAGGACCCCAACCAAAGGCCCCTGGCGGAGCTACTCCTAAAAAAGGACCTAGACCAAAGGGACCTAAAGcaaaatcaccaaagaaaggaCCAAAGAAGGGACCCAAAAAATCACCTAAGAAAGGAGGCGCACCCAAGAAAGGCCCCAGGCCAAAGTCTCCTCAACCTAAAGCTAAGGGACCTAAAGGACCCAAAGGACCTAAAAAGGGTGCAAGACCTCCAAGTGGCGGACCTCAGCCCAAAGGAGGACCTCAGGGAGcatacaaacaaaaaacaagctTCCATCAACTCCAACATGGTAAAATCCCAATCAACTTGGTCATCAACAACAACTTCCCACAGAATATGATGAACATCAACGGACACGGCAATAACGCTGGCGCTTCTGCTCTCCATGCACCAAACAACAATGCAGGAGGTCACCAGGGTGCCAGCTACAACGGACAATCTGCTCACGGACAGCAAACACAAGGAGGTCAAGCTGGgggacaaggtcaaggtcaacaaGGAGGCCACGGGCAGCAGGGTGGTGCTCATGGACAACAACAAGGAGGCGGACACGGTCAACAGCAAGGGGGACAACAAGGCGGTGCTCACGGTCAACAACAAGGAGCCTCTCACGGGCAACAAAGTGCCGGGCAGTACAACGCTCATTACAGTTCAAAGAAAATAGTCCATGAAACAGTCTTGCCTAAAAACCGGGTCAAGATTGttggaaacaaaaacaaagttcGTACATTCGCTGGTTTGGAGAACCATCTCCAGAACCTTCCCCAGGGCTCTACAGTGAAAGGACCACAAGGATCTCAAGGTGGACAAGGGCAAGGACCATCAGCAAGCGTTAACGTTCACATGCAACAACTTTTGCAACTTCTTTCAAACACTCACGCAAGTCAGGGAGGACACGGTGCTAGTCAAGGCGGAAGTCATGGTGGACAAGGAGGAAGTCAGGGTGGACAGGGAGGAAGTCAAGGAGGGCAAGGCGGGAGTCAAGGCGGAAGTCAAGGAGGTTCTCATGGCAGCGCTTATGATATTTACGCACAACAACAGATGGCATTCCAAGCTTCACAAGGCGGAAGTCAGGGTGGTAGCCAAGGAGGAAGTCAAGGCGGCGGTCAAGGCGGAAGTCAAGGAGGTTCCCAAGGCAGCGCTTATGATATGTACGctcaacaacagcaacaaatgCAGGCTGGACAACAAGGAGGACAATATGGTCAGCAACAGCAGCAACAGCAACAACAAGGTggtcaacaacaacaacagcaacaacaacagCAGGGCGGCCAACAGGGAGGACAGCAAAGCATGATGATGTCTCAAATCATGGAACTGGCTCAACAGGTTCTCGCCGGAGGACAAGGAAGCTTACCACCAGCCACACAGCAAATGCTTGACGCTCTTATCGCTCAAGGAAACGCTGGTCAACCTATCGCCCCAGACCAGATCAATATGATGATCGAAGCTCTTACTTCTCAATTACAGAGCACGAATTTCCTGGGAATCGGTGGCCAGGCTGCAGGAAGTCAAGCGTCTTCCTATGCTGCATCCAGCGGTCATCCCGCCAGTGCACACCAAAGTAGTTATTCCGCCGGGCATCACCAACAGTCAGGAAGCTATGCAGCTAGCCAGGGCCAAGGAATGCAGTTCATCGATCCAGTTACCAACAGCGCTGTTCCAGCCGTCGACTTCCTGGGAGGCATGCCTCAAATGGCTCTCTTTGAAGCTGGCTCAGTCGTTGTTCATAAGAAAAAGCCTTAA